One Sulfurimonas sp. HSL-3221 genomic window, TTTCGTAGAAAGTGGTGAGAGCGTCCCGGACGCTGTCCGGGGAAACGCTTCATTCCAGAAAATAGATATCCGGCCGGTCGATGACGCCGACCTCCTGCATCTTCTGCTTGAGATCCTCGGATGCGGCAAAGGCACGGGCTTTTTCAAGATCGGCGGCTTCAAACAGCGCGATGACCTCCTGGGGGTCGTCCGCGTTTTGAAGCAGATAGAGCTCTTTCAACCCGGCAGCGTCCCTTGCCCCCTTATGCCCGTCATACCCGGGCTTCCATTCGTTAAAATCCCTGACTTTGTGTCGTACCATCATAAAAGCCATCTCGTCTCCCTTGGTTGGATTATCGTTTGGAGTACCGCCCGAAGGCGGAAGCCTTCATACTTTTTTCAGTATGAAACACCTCCGGTAGATTCCGACTTAATTATTAAAATCAAAATCTCCGTTTTAGGAGAGAAACTGATGGGAATTGCGAAGACTATCAGTCGATATTGTAACGTCAGGATGGGCCTTTCGTCCCGCTTTGGTATAGATTTAACACTTCTGTTATAGAGTTTCACTATACTCTATAGATATGCCTGAATGCGTCAGAACAACGAAAAGGTGGTCTGAGAAAATTGCAGGAATGTTTATTATCATCTCGAAGGAACATCATGACCCTTTTGCATCGCGTATTGATCACAGCACTTTTCCTTGTCGCCGGCCTCTCCGCCCAGTCTGTCGAAGTCTCCGGCATCTATGTCCGCGAAGTCCCGCCGAATATGCCGAACAGTGCCGCATTTATGAAGTTGACGAACGCCACCGACAAACCGGTCGCGCTGGTAAGTGCCACCTCGACGGCTGCCAAGACGGTCGAACTCCACGAACATGCGAACGTCAACGGCATGATGCAGATGCGCCAGATCCCGAAGATCGACATTCCGGCCGGCGGGACGACGATGCTTCAGCCGGGCGGCCTGCATGTCATGCTCATCGGCCTGACACAGAAGCTCAAGGCGGGGGAGAATGTCACGATCACATTGAACTTCTCCGACGGCGAAAGCATTACGCTTGAGGCGCCTGTCAAAAAAGTAGCCGGCATGATGATGCAGCAAAAAATGAAATGCGGCAGCGGTAAGTGCGGTAAGTGACGGGTGAGTCTCAAAAAACTTTTTAAGATTCTCGCCATTCAGCTTGGCATCGCCCTGCTGCTCATTTTTGCCTATCTTGCCTACGATGCGGACGTCATCTACAAATGGCTTAGCGGCGACGTACAGTTCGGCACGACTGCAAAAGAGTGCGACCTTCAGACTAGCGCCTGTACTGCAACGATGGGCGACGGCACGCCCGTGACCTTTGCCATCACACCCCGTCCGATCCCGGTCATGCAGAAGCTGCAGCTGCACCTTTCGACCCCCCATGCCTACAAGACACTCAAGGTGGAAATCTACGGTCTGAACATGAATATGGGCCGATACAGCTATATCCTGACGCGCACGGACGATGGCAATTACAGCGGCGAAGGGATGATCCCCACCTGCACCGGACGGATGGATTGGCGCGCCAACATTATTGCCGAAGAACCGACAAAGCGCATCGGTGCCTATTTTACCTTTTCGACGGAGTAACCATGGTCCAACGTCTGATCCTGATTCTTTTCCCCATTTTGCTGGCCGCCGTGGCCTACTTTTATGTTATTCCCGCCGTGGAACGCTCCCATTACGACTTTACCCTTGAGAGTGCCGACGGTCCGGTCAGCCTCAGCGACTTCCGGGACAAAAAAGCCGTCGCCGTCTACTTCGGCTACACCTACTGCCCCGATATCTGCCCGACGACCTTCTCCAATCTCACGGGGGCCATGAAGCTCCTGCCGCCCGAAGCGGCCGAAGAGATGCAGGTGATCTTTGTCAGCGTGGACACCAACCGCGATACGCCGCAGAGCCTCAAGGAGTATGTCGAATACTTCTACCCCACCTACATCGGCGCGACCGGGACGAAGCAGGAGATCGACGACGTCGTCTCACGCTTTGACGGGACCGAATACACGATTCTCGAGGGGGGAAGCAAGGCAATGGGCTACACCGTCGGCCACACCTCCTACGTCTACTTTTTCGACAAACAGGGCAACTTCAGCTCACGCCTGAACCACAGCATCGACCCCCGCGAAACGTTGACGCATATGGAAAAAGCGCTCGGTATCTCCCACTAATTATACGGTACCCGAGCGAAGCCCGGATGCCTACGCTAACGCTCTGTTCCCTTCGGCAGGGTGCCCATACCCCAAGGGTACTTCTTTCAGGGCGCGCGCAGACGACCGAAGGAAGTACCTTCAGGTATGAACCGCGCTCGCAACACATTCAAAACAAACCGTTCAGCAGTTATTTTCCCGAAAACTTGAAGTGCTGCTGTTACGCTTCTGCCGTCTGGCCGTTACCGCCCGTGCCGAGCAGCACGGCGATCCAGCGGGTCGACTCTTCCGAATCGAAAACGATCTTCACCATGATTGTCAGCGGGATGGAGAGCAGCATACCGACCGGCCCCAGCAGCCATCCCCAGAAGATCAACGACAAGAAAACGACCAAAGTTGAGAGATCGAGCCCTCTGCCCATTACCTTCGGTTCGATGATCGAACCGACCAGCACGTTGATTGCAACATACCCGGCCGCAATCCAGAACGCCGAAGCCGGGTCAAGCTGGATGAGTGCCAGCAAAACGGCGGGTACGGCAGCCATAATCGATCCGATATTGGGGATAAAGTTCAGCAAGAAGGCTACGACACCCCACAGTACGGGGTAATCCAGGCCGAAGATGAGCAGCAGCAGATAGACGAGCAGACCCGTACCGGCGCTGATCAATGCCTTAAGCGCCATGTAGTGGTTGATCTTCGCCAGGATCTCGTTGAGATGCTTC contains:
- a CDS encoding copper chaperone PCu(A)C is translated as MTLLHRVLITALFLVAGLSAQSVEVSGIYVREVPPNMPNSAAFMKLTNATDKPVALVSATSTAAKTVELHEHANVNGMMQMRQIPKIDIPAGGTTMLQPGGLHVMLIGLTQKLKAGENVTITLNFSDGESITLEAPVKKVAGMMMQQKMKCGSGKCGK
- a CDS encoding SCO family protein, coding for MVQRLILILFPILLAAVAYFYVIPAVERSHYDFTLESADGPVSLSDFRDKKAVAVYFGYTYCPDICPTTFSNLTGAMKLLPPEAAEEMQVIFVSVDTNRDTPQSLKEYVEYFYPTYIGATGTKQEIDDVVSRFDGTEYTILEGGSKAMGYTVGHTSYVYFFDKQGNFSSRLNHSIDPRETLTHMEKALGISH